The stretch of DNA GCATTCTTCCGTTTGTGTCGATACCTTACATCCCATCCGGCCCTACGGCGTTGATTTTCTCGCTGCTGGTGCAATACCGAGAACTCGTTCCGGTCGCatacaagttcaagttTCTGTTGAGCTCAACGTCGGATTCTGTCACCGAGGTGACGCTTACCGACAAAATCTTCCTCAGTCTGTGTGTTCTGCAGCTTACGTGGACCAAGTACTGGGGTAGCATCATCATTGCATTCACCGGTTGGACGGTAGGTGTGCTATtggatctggagattcTGCCAGGCAAGGGATGGAGAGTGCCTCTGTTTTTCCGGTTCGACAGCCGACGAGAAGCGGAGCGAATCGAGGCGGTCAgcgaggaagaggagacCGACACGGCATTCCAGCGACCACTCACCAGACAGATTATCGACACATTTAGATAGTGTCCAGCATAGAACATTGCATTGATTTTACACAACTCCGTGGTACAAAAGAGTAAGTAGAAATAAGGTATATCTTGTTCTGTAGGATGAAAAACGGTTAGCTATTAGTTTAAGCAGACAAAGACACAGAAATAAACTACTTGATAAGTTACTGGATATCAGAAAACATTTTGAGTGCCTCGACAATCACCTCATCGTGCATTCTAGGAGCAATGAGCTGGATGGAAAGAGGAGCTCCCTCGTAGATCTCGGGAGAGTAATGGGCCTGCCATTCGGCATCCAGCTTGTTTCGGGGCTTGAAGTTCTCCGCAGGCTTGTCTGAGGCCTTGACAGTGGAGAAGGGAACAGACACTGAGGCATAGTCAACCAGGTTCCAGTATGACGTGTATCCCCAGTAGTTTGAGGTTCCAAATTTGAATGCAGCTCCGGGAAGAGATGGGGCAATCAGCATGTCAATGCCAGCCTTGTTCCACTCCTGTCTGAGGTTCCACTTGAAGCCGtctcgctcatcgtgaGCATGCCACAGCTCCTCAATGTTGAGACGTCGGCAGTTGGGGTTCTTGAGGGCAATCATTTCGATTCGGTCTGTAAGAGGCTCACCCACGCAGTTGAGCTCATCCTTGAGCCACTTACCTCCGTCTGTGAAGTACAGGGTTGTAATGATTCGCCAGTTGTCGGCAGCATTGAAGGGAGTGAAGGGGACGAGTTCGACCTCCACGTCAAAATTGGACTTTTCGATCTTGCTCACGTACTCCTCAATGGCTCGAGTGACCGGAGGATGGGGGGTCACATAGCCATCGTCAGAGTAGTAGCCGACtcgcagcttcttcttcttgaaggTGGAGGGGCTCCAGACAGACCGTTCGGTCACAGGATCATATCTCCAAGTTTCAGCATCGGACATGACCTGCATAAATAGATCGAGAAGCTTGGGAGAGGGAGTCATGGGTCCGATACAGCCGTTAATGGAGTCAGATCCATGCATGGGGTGGTCACACCCGGCAATGGGAACTCTGCCGGTAGACGGTCGAAGACCGTATATGCCAGAACATGCAGCCGGTCCTCGAATGGAGCCTCCAATGTCGGTTCCGAGACCTAGGTGACTGGCACCAAGACCAATCAAGGCCCCCTCCCCGGATGAAGAGCCTCCTGAAGTTAGGTCTCGTTGTAGGGGTTGTAGGTCTTGCCGTGGAGTGGAGACTCTGATTCCAGCGACATGAGAAACTGAGGACCAGTAGTTCTACAGTGGGGGTTGGCTCCTGCATTATAGAGCACCTTAAGAATGGTAGCATCGTCGGGCATGATATTATCCATCTTTGAGGAGACGGAGAAGTGACAGTTCTTGCCTCTGAAGCCAaccatctccttgaccGACACGGGCAGACCATGCAGCGGCCCTACAGTCTTGCCGGTGGCCTCGAGGTGTTCATCCAGCTTCTTTGCagtctccagagcctcgcGGGGGAGCAGCTCGGTCAGACAGTTCGTCAGAGTCTGAGCAATGACGGCCGCTCGCAGAAAGGCGCCTGCAACGGTGACCGCAGACACCTTGGCATGTGCCAACTGATCCAGCAGTTCAACCGGGTCTGTGTTGACGATGATGGCGTCGCTCGGAGCCATCATCTGCTGGAAGACCGGAATCGAGTTTTTGGGCAGCTTGGTAGGTTTGTCATGGTGTTGAGAGTCCTTGGGTGGAGGAAAGAGCTTGTCCAGCTCTGCGATTGATCCGTCTCTGATCTGCAGAAACTTTTCTCGAGACTTTTCGAATGTGAGCACCATTTTTAGGGTGGAAGACGTGTGTGTAATTTCCGTCGACATTTCGGTCTCCCATAGTTATATAAGTACACACTCTCTACTCTCTATGGCTTGTTGATCTGGCTATGTCTCTAAGTCTCAGTGGCCATGCACTACGAGTTAAAGTGTCTGTGAGCGCGCTTAGATGAAAGCTAGTGGGTAAGAGTGCACCAAGATAGGAGCCATTGACAGCGGGGTAGTGCGCTTTTGTTTAGGTCAAATTGAGCCTAGTCTGGGGGGAAATCGGTGCCCGTCATATCTTCCACTCTTCACCAGACCCAAAAACCAGCTTATCGCTACACACTAGGCTATCGTTCCatggccaaaaaaaagaaacgtTGAGCTTGGACGCACATTACGGGATGATCACCGATTCCAAAAGCAAGAACCGAAAAGTGCAAGATACGGCCTAATTGTCCGACTCTCCGCGCGCGGTAGTCTAGACCTATACATGATAACCATTATTATCAGATATAGGAAGTGCATCTCCGACTAGCGGCATGGGGCGGTTGGACGCTCGATTGCCAACCGTTTTGCGTCTAGGCGGTCGCAAACAAGTCATTAGCCGCGTTTCACTCGCTCTGACAGCTGCCGGGACCAACAACCTCTTTCGAATCTCTACCCTACAAACCTACCCGCCAGACCTATCTCACCGCGTCTTTTTGAACCTCGCTCCGTGAGACAATTACCCGCGCTTGTGACTCTAGATGCAGGACAAAGGTCTAATACATATATCGGATACCACGAGGACTGTAGATTAGTGCAACAGTCTATACTCTCTAACTGCCCATTAGTGTGTTGTTGCGGCAGCATGTGTTACGTGAGAAATATTGAAATACACCAACGTCTTAATTGAATCCAACTGCGACAACAGAAACATTGCTCGATCCCCGACCTCAACCCCTGCTCTAAGCTCTGCACGTCCCTACATCTCGCTTCATGCATAATTGTTTTATCTTGTGCAATAGGATTCGCTATCGGAGTCCTATTGCACAGAGAAAGAGTGCCTGAGACATGCTTTGCGAGGTCTGTAGTCACAACTCTGTTCAACAGTCAGCTGTCTTATCTGGAGCTATCTGTCTATGCTCTACCGCGCGGCAATGTGTCTggtgctactgtacttctaTGATAGACTGGTATGACCCGTCTTTGTGATGCATCGCGGTTGGGTACAATTTCGGCTGACGCGTGCGCGGTTACAGATACAAGTGGCTGCTGTCTGGCAGTCTGCTCAGTCAATGTTACATAACCTCTGAGTCATGGACTGAAACCGACAAAGACTTTGAAATCAATTCTTTTGATTCGATGGCAGACAACCCTGGTGGTCACCACCCTCCCGCCTGGTCATAGGCTACAGTAATctctttgctctggctTACCGCGCTCAATCAAATGAGACCGAAAAGAGATGACCAGATGTGCTTGTGTGACTAAAATCCCCCAGCGGCTGTGAGTTCGATTCCCTCTCCGCCCACTTAAGGTATACTATGCACTCTAACATACCTCGGTTCCCCGCATGTAACTTTCACGGACCTGCAACTCACAGAACTACCCCAACACCATGAACAAGTATCTAGTGCCCCCGCCCCAGGCCAATAGAACGGTAACAAACCTCGATCtgctcatcaacaacctcCGTGGCTCCTCTACGCCCGGAGCCGCAGAGGTCGATACCAGGGATATCCTCCAACGAATCGTCTTTATTCTCCCTACCATCAAGAACCCTCTCAACCTCGATCTGgtgatcaaggagattaTCAACTCGCCACGCCTGCTGCCGCCTCTCATTGATCTCCATGACTACCAACAGCTCACAGACGCCTTCAGAGCAACCATCAAAAGAAAGGCCCTCGTCACAGACCCCACCATCAGCTTCGAGGCTTGGCTGGAGACCTGCTTCCAGGTCATTACTCGATTCGCAGGACCGGGTTGGAAGAAGCTACCTCTTCTGGCAGGATTGATTCTCGCAGATTACGACATTTCAGCTGATGGACCGACACTGGAACGAAAACCAGGTTTCCCGTCGAAACTCAAGCATCTGCTCAAGAGGGAATTTGTCACCACTTTTGACCAGTGTCTTTCTATCGACACCCGAAACCGAAGCGACGCCACAAAATGGGTACCTGTGCTTGCCTGCATTTCTATCGCACAGGTCTACTCGCTGCTAGGTGACGTTGCTATCAACTACAGACGGTTCTTGCAGGTGGGTCTGGatctcatcttctcaaactACGGTTTGGAAATGGGCACGGCTCTGGCAAGACTCCATGCTGAGTCCGGAGGCGACGCTACAACCGCCGGTGGACTCATCGGAAAGAAACTCAAAGAACCCGTTGTGGCTCTACTCAACACTTTTGCACACATCGCATCCTCCTGCATCGTTCACGTGGATATCGACTACATTGACCGTATCCAGAACAAAATTATCCTAGTGTGTGAGAACCAGGCCGAGACCTGGAGAATCCTCACCATCGAAAGTCCAACTGTCATGCACCACCAGGAGTCTGTTCAGTACCTCAAATGGGAGCTGTTCACCCTCTGTATCATTATGCAGGGAATTGCAAACATGCTGCTCACACAAAAGATGAACCAGTTCATGTACCTGCAGCTGGCATACAAACAGCTTCAGGCACTCCACAGCATCTATTTCATTGTCGACCAAATGGGATCCCAGTTTGCTGCATATGACtacgtcttcttctcagcgaTCGATGTCCTGTTGTCGGAGTACGCTCCTTACATCAAGAACAGAGGCACCATCCCACCCAACAAGGAGTTTGTGGCCGAAAGACTGGCCGCGAATCTCGCTGGAACTTCAAACGTGGGGAGTCATCTTCCTATTGATCGCTCTCGAGTTCTGTTCGCTCTCAACTACTACGAACAGCTTGTCACCGTATGTCACGATAGCTGCGTAGAGACCATCATTTATCCCATGGCACGATCCTTCCTCTATCCCACAAGCGACATTCAGCAACTTAAACCGCTGGTGGAAGCTGCTCACTCCGTGATTCTGGCTGGCCTGGCAGTGCCTACCAACGCTGTTGTGAACGCTAAGCTCATCCCAGAGTACATGGGGGGAGTTCTTCCTTTGTTTCCGGGAGTGTTTTCATGGAACCAGTTCGTGTTGGCCATTCAGTCCATCGTTAACACTgtctctcctccttctgaaGTGTTTAAAACCAACCAGAAGCTCTTCCGTCTTGTGTTGGATTCTTTGATGAAAAAGTGCAGAGACACGCCCGTGGGCATTCCTGTGCCACACTCAGTCACAGTATCTCAGGAACAGGAAGACATTCCTCCTACACAGCGAGCTGTGGTAATGCTGGCTCTCATCAACTCGCTGCCCTACGTTGATATCCGGTCTTTTGAGTTGTGGCTGCAGGAGACGTGGAATATGATCGAGGCCACTCCCATGCTTGCCGAAAACGCCCccaacaaggagcttgCGCATGCCGAGCACGAgtttctggttctggaaaTGTGGAAGATGATTTCCGGCAACATTGACCAGCGTCTCAATGATGTGGCCATTCGATGGTGGTACAAAAAGAATGCTCGAGTGCATGGAACGTTATAACCGTGGGAGTAGCCCACAGTTCACATAGAGTAAGATCACATAAAGTAACTCAACAGATTTCAGCAGATGAATGCAAAGAAGTCCCCGAGGAGTCGGACATATCGGTAAAGACGTTAAATGCGAGACATCTCGCGTCTCTGGCGTCTCCGCAAAAGTTTATTATCTGACATATATGTGGGTACCAGGTTGGTGTGTTAGTACCTGTATTGTGTACGACATTATTACACTTTTCAACGAGTAAAATGCATCTGGTGGTCAAAGCTCTCGTGGCGGCGTTCCTGGTGGCCAATGCCAAAAACATCACATTCTCTTGGCACCTTCGTTTCTTTTACTACGTTTTCCGATATTGTGTGCTTCCGGGATGGTTGGGATACGCTGCCAAGGATAAGCCCGCGTCTCCGTTTGCTGAGCGGCGATATGGTACGCGGTGCACATTGATGGATTGCGACATCAACGGGCACAAGAGCAACTCGACCTACTTCTCCGATCTCGACATTGCTCGAACCGATCTTGTTGTCTGgctgctcaacaagttCTTCCGAGACACCCATAAGGCCAATGGACGATGGGCCTATGTTCCGTTAGGCTCTGTTTACTGcaacttcaagaaggagatcaagcCGCTGCAAAAGTACACAATTGTGTCACGAGTTCTGGGCTGGAACCAGAAATGGCTGATTGTGGAATCTCGGTTTGAGATTGGAACCAAGAAAAACCCTGTGGTGGCCGCCACTGCTCTCACCAAGTACGtggtcaaggacaagagAAAGACGATTCCCCCCTCTGACGCCTTTCAGATGTCTGGGTTTAGTGATGAACATTGTGCTGAGGGTCTCAAGCGGTTTGAAAAGATACAGAGCTTTATGGAAGTGGAGGGGATTGAGATAGAATAGAGCACTCGACCGAAAAACTTTGTGCGGCACGGGACACCATCGGTATGGCATCAAACCAACAATCTGCTGTTCAAAGTTGCTGTTACGTCAGCATTGACAGTCGAAATTACAAGCAACACAACTAggtatagtatgtacagtgtactacttgtaagaGATAGAATCAACGGTGTATATAGAATGCACTGGCTCATGGTGACACCCTTACACTATCTATACACAATAGAACATTACAGTATGAAGATTTCTATATACAGTCTATATTGTTAGTACGTGTGTAATCACAGTGATAGCATCTCGTGTTGCGCCACCACTTGATCACCTCCTGGGAGAAGTCTGAAGAGATCTATAAGCCTCATCGGCAACAGCAGACCCCGAAGAACTTCCTGCTGTACCCTGCATCTCGTAAAACGAGCTGGAGTATGTTGGTCGAGTGTTGACAGACATGGACCGAATAAATTTGGGATTGTTGATATTTGGTCTTTGCGAGCTCATGCTCATGTTTCTGTGTGGGAATCCTCCTGGAAGTTCCAGTGGTTTAGGAACACTGCTGGGGTTGGCAGGTTGTGGGAAAGGCGAGGGAGGGACCCCTGTTGAAGTGCCTGTGCCTGCTCCAGCTGATGGAGGGGGCGCAGACGTCTTTCTCCACAGTTTGGGCAGCTCAAACTGCTGGTACTCCGGATACACGCATCTGTCTTTGAACCAACGTCTGATCCTGCTTTCGATCAGTCGAGATATTTTCTCGGCATTTTGCAGCTTCTGGGTGCTTCCCACCGACGACTCAATCTTCCATTGCAGCTCGTAGTCGGGAGCAAATGACACCAACACCCGGTTGGCTTCTCCGGAGTTGAATGCCGACCGAATCGCCACAGTCAGTGTACCACTAAACTTGACGAGACTGACGGAGAGTGAGACAGGCACAGAAGCAAACTTGGGGATGGGGAAGTTGAGCAGCATCTTTGTCTCCACTCCCAGCTTGATTGTATCTTCTAAAGACACCTTAATCTCAGCCTCCAGATCACCTGATTCGTCCTTGTTGACTTTACAGGCTCCAAACTGTGGAAACGCGTCGCCAATGTCAAGATCAACCACGTTAATGGTGTCGAGAAAGCCTGGAAGTTTGTCGgacttgagaatctcgttgAGCCGTTCCAGAACCTCATCGTTGCCTCTCACCTCATCTCGCAGCTGGTAGAGTGCCTGGGCCACTAGTACGCTGAACCAGTCCAGGGACTCCGGCTGGTGGGTTTTTGTGTTGTAGTAGGTCTTTTCAAGAATCGCGTCTGTCGACGGGTTGCCTGTAGGTAACACCTTTG from Yarrowia lipolytica chromosome 1D, complete sequence encodes:
- a CDS encoding uncharacterized protein (Compare to YALI0D00847g, similar to Saccharomyces cerevisiae YOL073C; ancestral locus Anc_3.135, similar to uniprot|Q8WZU7 Neurospora crassa Conserved hypothetical protein) produces the protein MTWNLISPALDHHHSLYISLTTQNMFVATNPGFVGAPVTRALVTIVVCLPVFVSLLELQPYFGLQMVPFITAYHQWWRLLTWQEVYVNQSEIIFASLALYNLRIVERLLGSRQFLSYVLVVLMYTSIFVPLISAFIGILPFVSIPYIPSGPTALIFSLLVQYRELVPVAYKFKFLLSSTSDSVTEVTLTDKIFLSLCVLQLTWTKYWGSIIIAFTGWTVGVLLDLEILPGKGWRVPLFFRFDSRREAERIEAVSEEEETDTAFQRPLTRQIIDTFR
- a CDS encoding uncharacterized protein (Compare to YALI0D00869g, similar to uniprot|O59805 Schizosaccharomyces pombe Acetamidase) yields the protein MSTEITHTSSTLKMVLTFEKSREKFLQIRDGSIAELDKLFPPPKDSQHHDKPTKLPKNSIPVFQQMMAPSDAIIVNTDPVELLDQLAHAKVSAVTVAGAFLRAAVIAQTLTNCLTELLPREALETAKKLDEHLEATGKTVGPLHGGSSSGEGALIGLGASHLGLGTDIGGSIRGPAACSGIYGLRPSTGRVPIAGCDHPMHGSDSINGCIGPMTPSPKLLDLFMQVMSDAETWRYDPVTERSVWSPSTFKKKKLRVGYYSDDGYVTPHPPVTRAIEEYVSKIEKSNFDVEVELVPFTPFNAADNWRIITTLYFTDGGKWLKDELNCVGEPLTDRIEMIALKNPNCRRLNIEELWHAHDERDGFKWNLRQEWNKAGIDMLIAPSLPGAAFKFGTSNYWGYTSYWNLVDYASVSVPFSTVKASDKPAENFKPRNKLDAEWQAHYSPEIYEGAPLSIQLIAPRMHDEVIVEALKMFSDIQ
- a CDS encoding uncharacterized protein (Compare to YALI0D00891g, uniprot|P87200 Yarrowia lipolytica Peroxisomal membrane protein PEX17 (Peroxin-17)): MNKYLVPPPQANRTVTNLDLLINNLRGSSTPGAAEVDTRDILQRIVFILPTIKNPLNLDLVIKEIINSPRLLPPLIDLHDYQQLTDAFRATIKRKALVTDPTISFEAWLETCFQVITRFAGPGWKKLPLLAGLILADYDISADGPTLERKPGFPSKLKHLLKREFVTTFDQCLSIDTRNRSDATKWVPVLACISIAQVYSLLGDVAINYRRFLQVGLDLIFSNYGLEMGTALARLHAESGGDATTAGGLIGKKLKEPVVALLNTFAHIASSCIVHVDIDYIDRIQNKIILVCENQAETWRILTIESPTVMHHQESVQYLKWELFTLCIIMQGIANMLLTQKMNQFMYLQLAYKQLQALHSIYFIVDQMGSQFAAYDYVFFSAIDVLLSEYAPYIKNRGTIPPNKEFVAERLAANLAGTSNVGSHLPIDRSRVLFALNYYEQLVTVCHDSCVETIIYPMARSFLYPTSDIQQLKPLVEAAHSVILAGLAVPTNAVVNAKLIPEYMGGVLPLFPGVFSWNQFVLAIQSIVNTVSPPSEVFKTNQKLFRLVLDSLMKKCRDTPVGIPVPHSVTVSQEQEDIPPTQRAVVMLALINSLPYVDIRSFELWLQETWNMIEATPMLAENAPNKELAHAEHEFLVLEMWKMISGNIDQRLNDVAIRWWYKKNARVHGTL
- a CDS encoding uncharacterized protein (Compare to YALI0D00913g, similar to uniprot|P38256 Saccharomyces cerevisiae YBR096w); this translates as MHLVVKALVAAFLVANAKNITFSWHLRFFYYVFRYCVLPGWLGYAAKDKPASPFAERRYGTRCTLMDCDINGHKSNSTYFSDLDIARTDLVVWLLNKFFRDTHKANGRWAYVPLGSVYCNFKKEIKPLQKYTIVSRVLGWNQKWLIVESRFEIGTKKNPVVAATALTKYVVKDKRKTIPPSDAFQMSGFSDEHCAEGLKRFEKIQSFMEVEGIEIE
- a CDS encoding uncharacterized protein (Compare to YALI0D00935g, weakly similar to uniprot|P41800 Saccharomyces cerevisiae YLL006w MMM1 required for mitochondrial shape and structure, similar to Saccharomyces cerevisiae MMM1 (YLL006W); ancestral locus Anc_5.210) — translated: MSQFVLPAVASEGIINWPFLTGFMLGQFSVGLVLLIFVRFFIFSDQTEPDINTQRRTAKVLPTGNPSTDAILEKTYYNTKTHQPESLDWFSVLVAQALYQLRDEVRGNDEVLERLNEILKSDKLPGFLDTINVVDLDIGDAFPQFGACKVNKDESGDLEAEIKVSLEDTIKLGVETKMLLNFPIPKFASVPVSLSVSLVKFSGTLTVAIRSAFNSGEANRVLVSFAPDYELQWKIESSVGSTQKLQNAEKISRLIESRIRRWFKDRCVYPEYQQFELPKLWRKTSAPPPSAGAGTGTSTGVPPSPFPQPANPSSVPKPLELPGGFPHRNMSMSSQRPNINNPKFIRSMSVNTRPTYSSSFYEMQGTAGSSSGSAVADEAYRSLQTSPRR